A genomic segment from Gorilla gorilla gorilla isolate KB3781 chromosome 3, NHGRI_mGorGor1-v2.1_pri, whole genome shotgun sequence encodes:
- the TLR6 gene encoding toll-like receptor 6 isoform X1: protein MTKDKEPIVKSSHFVCLMIIIVGTRIQFSDGNEFAVDKSKRGLIHVPKDLPLKTKVLDMSQNYIAELQVSDMSFLSELKVLRLSHNRIQLLDLSVFKFNQDLEYLDLSHNQLQKISCHPIVSFRHLDLSFNDFKALPICKEFGNLSQLNFLGLSAMKLQKLDLLPIAHLHLSYILLDLRNYYIKENETESLQILNAKTLHLVFHPTSLFAIQVNISVNTLGCLQLTNIKLNDDNCQVFIKFLSELTRGPTLLNFTLNHIETTWKCLVRVFQFLWPKPVEYLNIYNLTIIESIREEDFTYSKTTLKALTIEHITNQVFLFSQTALYTVFSEMNIMMLTISDTPFIHMLCPHAPSTFKFLNFTQNVFTDSIFEKCSTLVKLETLILQKNGLKDLFKVGLMTKDMPSLEILDVSWNSLESGRHKENCTWVESIVVLNLSSNMLTDSVFRCLPPRIKVLDLHSNKIKSIPKQVVKLEALQELNVAFNSLTDLPGCGSFSSLSVLIIDHNSVSHPSADFFQSCQKMRSIKAGDNPFQCTCELREFVKNIDQVSSEVVEGWLDSYKCDYPESYRGTLLKDFHMSELSCNITLLIVTIGATMLVLAVTVTSLCIYLDLPWYLRMVCQWTQTRRRARNIPLEELQRNLQFHAFISYSEHDSAWVKSELVPYLEKEDIQICLHERNFVPGKSIVENIINCIEKSYKSIFVLSPNFVQSEWCHYELYFAHHNLFHEGSNNLILILLEPIPQNSIPNKYHKLKALMTQRTYLQWPKEKSKRGLFWANIRAAFNMKLTLVTENNDVKS, encoded by the coding sequence ATGACCAAAGACAAAGAACCTATTGTTAAAAGCTCCCATTTTGTTTGCCTTATGATCATAATAGTTGGAACCAGAATCCAGTTCTCCGACGGAAATGAATTTGCAGTAGACAAGTCAAAAAGAGGTCTTATTCATGTTCCAAAAGACCTACCGCTGAAAACCAAAGTCTTAGATATGTCTCAGAACTACATAGCTGAGCTTCAGGTCTCTGACATGAGCTTTCTATCAGAGTTGAAAGTTTTGAGACTTTCCCATAACAGAATCCAGCTACTTGATTTAAGTGTTTTCAAGTTCAACCAGGATTTAGAATATTTGGATTTATCTCATAATCAGTTGCAAAAGATATCCTGCCATCCTATTGTGAGTTTCAGGCATTTAGATCTCTCATTCAATGATTTCAAGGCCCTGCCCATCTGTAAGGAATTTGGCAACTTGTCACAACTGAATTTCCTGGGATTGAGTGCTATGAAGCTGCAAAAATTAGATTTGCTGCCAATTGCTCACTTGCATCTAAGTTATATCCTTCTGgatttaagaaattattatataaaagaaaatgagacagaaagtctaCAAATTCTGAATGCAAAAACCCTTCACCTTGTTTTTCACCCAACTAGTTTATTCGCTATCCAAGTGAACATATCAGTTAATACTTTAGGGTGCTTACAACTGACTAATATTAAATTGAATGATGACAACTGTCaagttttcattaaatttttatcaGAACTCACCAGAGGTCCAACCTTACTGAATTTTACCCTCAACCACATAGAAACAACTTGGAAATGCCTGGTCAGAGTCTTCCAATTTCTTTGGCCCAAACCTGTGGAATATCTCAATATTTACAATTTAACAATAATTGAAAGCATTCGTGAAGAAGATTTTACTTATTCTAAAACGACATTGAAAGCATTGACCATAGAACATATCACGAAccaagtttttctgttttcacagACAGCGTTGTACACCGTGTTTTCTGAGATGAACATTATGATGTTAACCATTTCAGATACACCTTTTATACACATGCTGTGTCCTCATGCACCAAGCACATTCAAGTTTTTGAACTTTACCCAGAACGTTTTCACAGatagtatttttgaaaaatgttccaCGTTAGTTAAATTGGAGACACTTATCTTACAAAAGAATGGATTAAAAGACCTTTTCAAAGTAGGTCTCATGACTAAGGATATGCCTTCTTTGGAAATACTGGATGTTAGCTGGAATTCTTTGGAATCTGGTAGACATAAGGAAAACTGCACTTGGGTTGAGAGTATAGTGGTGTTAAATTTGTCTTCAAATATGCTTACTGACTCTGTTTTCAGATGTttacctcccaggatcaaggtACTTGATCTTCACAGCAATAAAATAAAGAGCATTCCTAAACAAGTCGTAAAACTGGAAGCTTTGCAAGAACTCAATGTTGCTTTCAATTCTTTAACTGACCTTCCTGGATGTGGCAGCTTTAGCAGCCTTTCTGTATTGATCATTGATCACAATTCAGTTTCCCACCCATCAGCTGATTTCTTCCAGAGCTGCCAGAAGATGAGGTCAATAAAAGCAGGGGACAATCCATTCCAATGTACCTGTGAGCTAAGAGAATTTGTCAAAAATATAGACCAAGTATCAAGTGAAGTGGTAGAGGGCTGGCTTGATTCTTATAAGTGTGACTACCCAGAAAGTTATAGAGGAACCCTACTAAAGGACTTTCACATGTCTGAATTATCCTGCAACATAACTCTGCTGATCGTCACCATCGGTGCCACCATGCTGGTGTTGGCTGTGACTGTGACCTCCCTCTGCATCTACTTGGATCTGCCCTGGTATCTCAGGATGGTGTGCCAGTGGACCCAGACTCGGCGCAGGGCCAGGAACATACCCTTAGAAGAACTCCAAAGAAATCTCCAGTTTCATGCTTTTATTTCATATAGTGAACATGATTCTGCCTGGGTGAAAAGTGAATTGGTACCTTACCtagaaaaagaagatatacagatttGTCTGCATGAGAGAAACTTTGTCCCTGGCAAGAGCATTGTGGAAAATATCATCAACTGCATTGAGAAGAGTTACAAGTCCATCTTTGTTTTGTCTCCCAACTTTGTCCAGAGTGAGTGGTGCCATTACGAACTCTATTTTGCCCATCACAATCTCTTTCATGAAGGATCTAATAACTTAATCCTCATCTTACTGGAACCCATTCCACAGAACAGCATTCCCAACAAGTACCACAAGCTGAAGGCTCTCATGACGCAGCGGACTTATTTGCAGTGGCCCAAAGAGAAAAGCAAACGTGGGCTCTTTTGGGCTAACATTAGAGCCGCTTTTAATATGAAATTAACACTAGTCACTGAAAACAAtgatgtgaaatcttaa